TGCGGTTTGAATTAGAACGATCCAAAACAGAAAAATTGATTATCGAAGATAACGAATTTAAGGGTCGGCAACTCGTTACGCTTCGCATTTACTTCCTTGCGGACAACAACGAATGGCTCCCAACCAAGAAAGGGGTCACGTTTCGCCGCGAGCAACTTGATGAAGTTCTCGATGCGCTTCACAAGATTCGGGCGCAGTAGTCATTCGGCCCACCGCAAGCGATGGGGCACCCAACTGTACTACTCGTGACATGTTAGTTTTCACCTCGGACAAGGAGCGGCTGCTCAGGCATTTCCGCAAGGACCCAGTCCTGTTCGCCTATCATATTGGTGATCTCGACGACTTCTACTTTCCTGACACACAATGGGCGGTTATCTACAATGTGACGGCCAAGGTCGAGGATGTCGTGCTTACGTACTATGGTGGGAAAATTCCGACTATTCTTGCGTTCGGGCTGACAGAGAGATTCGAGCAATTGCTCGATGAGTTGCTGGAAATATCACCAAGGCAATTTTATGTACACTATCAGCAACGCTCACATGCATCCCTCGCGAGGCGGTACACGATCACGCCTCTGGGGACGCACTGGAAGATGCACCTGAAAAACCCACCGCAAGCGGTGGGGTACCCTCTTGAACGGTTCGCACAGCAAGCTGTGCGGCACCCGGAGGAACTGGGAGTCGACGTAAGACAATTGGACAGCTCGCATGAGCCAGAGCTTCTGTCGTTGTACAATCGAAGCTATCCGGGCAATTATTTCAGGCCGAGGATGCTTCAGAGCGGCAAGTATTTCGGGGCGTTTGATGGTGATCGACTGGCGGCAGTGGCGGGTGTGCACGTGGATTCTGCCGAATATAAGACGGCGGCGCTTGGGAATATTGTGACCGATGAGGAGTATCGCAGGCGCGGGCTGGCCTCGATCGTGACTGGTCACCTGTGTGAAGAGCTGATTTCGGAAGGGAAGCTGGTTTCATTGAACGTGAAAGCGGACAATCATCCGGCGATCCGGTGCTATGAAAAGCTTGGATTTGTGAAGACGCATGAGTTCGAGGAGGCGCTGTGCGAGCTTGTCTGACAGGATATTACTCTGAATGCACCTCATAGATTACATAATCATCGCCGCCTACCTGGCCGTCCAGATGGGCATTGGCATAGTAAAGCGAATCAGGCATGACAGCTCGGCGGCCGACCTGATTATCGGTGGGAGGATGCTCACCCTGCCTTCGTTTGTGGCAAGTCTGGTCTCCACGTACTACGGCGGCATATTGGGGGTCGGCGAGTACAGTTACCGGTATGGGCTCTCCAACTGGCTGGTGCTGGGGGTACCATATTATGTCGCGGCAGCTCTGTTTGCGCTGTTTCTGGCCAAAAAAGCGCGCCAGTCCGAACTGCTGACGATTCCAGACAAGCTTGCCACCGTCTACGACAACCGGGTGGCAGTGGCCGGAGGGGCAGTCATTTTCTTCATGGCCGTGCCGGCAGCTTATATCCTGATGATTGGCTCCATCTTCCGCCTGCTGTTCGGCTGGCCGTTCTGGCTGGGGGTGATTGCCGGGACACTTTTCTCAACCGTGTATGTCTATCTCGGTGGGTTCAGGGCGCTGGTGCGCAACGACCTGTTTCAGTTTGCTCTGATGTATCTCGGTTTTATCGTTCTGTTCGTCTACCTGGCCATGACATACGGCGGATTCGAATTCTTGCAGGAACGACTGCCACAGACCCATCTCACCTGGCATGGTGGGAAGTCGGGCTGGTATATCGCCTCGTGGTATGTGGTGGCACTCAGTACCCTGATCGAGCCGGCCTTTTTCCAGCGCTGCTATGCTGCCCGGACGCCGTCGGTGGCGAAGCGAGGAATACTCATTTCCATCGCCTGCTGGGCCGTGTTCGACTTTTTGACCACGTCCTGTGGCCTCTACGCACGAGCTATCCTCCCCGACCTTCCGGACCCAGTAGCCTCCTACCCCGCTCTTGCCCTGCAGATTCTCC
Above is a window of Candidatus Zixiibacteriota bacterium DNA encoding:
- a CDS encoding transcriptional coactivator p15/PC4 family protein — translated: MRFELERSKTEKLIIEDNEFKGRQLVTLRIYFLADNNEWLPTKKGVTFRREQLDEVLDALHKIRAQ
- a CDS encoding GNAT family N-acetyltransferase, which encodes MLVFTSDKERLLRHFRKDPVLFAYHIGDLDDFYFPDTQWAVIYNVTAKVEDVVLTYYGGKIPTILAFGLTERFEQLLDELLEISPRQFYVHYQQRSHASLARRYTITPLGTHWKMHLKNPPQAVGYPLERFAQQAVRHPEELGVDVRQLDSSHEPELLSLYNRSYPGNYFRPRMLQSGKYFGAFDGDRLAAVAGVHVDSAEYKTAALGNIVTDEEYRRRGLASIVTGHLCEELISEGKLVSLNVKADNHPAIRCYEKLGFVKTHEFEEALCELV
- a CDS encoding sodium:solute symporter family protein, producing MHLIDYIIIAAYLAVQMGIGIVKRIRHDSSAADLIIGGRMLTLPSFVASLVSTYYGGILGVGEYSYRYGLSNWLVLGVPYYVAAALFALFLAKKARQSELLTIPDKLATVYDNRVAVAGGAVIFFMAVPAAYILMIGSIFRLLFGWPFWLGVIAGTLFSTVYVYLGGFRALVRNDLFQFALMYLGFIVLFVYLAMTYGGFEFLQERLPQTHLTWHGGKSGWYIASWYVVALSTLIEPAFFQRCYAARTPSVAKRGILISIACWAVFDFLTTSCGLYARAILPDLPDPVASYPALALQILPPGLAGLLAVAMLVTVMSTVDSYSFIAASTFSNDIVRRVTRGAEQKIMWYTRWGLVISTVLALVMALFFRSVIDIWYAYGSIATPALLIPVLTSFVGKRKLTSDWAIVTMVSSGGLSLIWYLSQYWTVSGGHWLGLEPIFPGLIVSLVIFGLASRRVAPGLP